The nucleotide sequence TTTTTCGATATCCATATTTCTTTCGTGATTTATCAGCGAGTAATCCAAATGCAGGAATGCTTGAAACCTCTGCTGCAAGTATATATCGACGTTTTTTGTCGACTGCGATAGTAATGGAAAGAGGCTTCATTTTAGTATGCTCACTAGTGACCAAGTCATCAAACTGCATAGCCTCTACCTTCGATTTTTCTAACTTCTTAAGAAACTTCTTTTGCTTCTTTTTTGCCTTTTTGGAGAAGTAATTCATACGGCTTTGTATTGTTTTATAACTAACTTTGTACTTTCTTGCACATGATCTCATGGAATTATTCGTAGCCAGATCGAGAAATAGTCTTCGATTAATACGTCTTTTCTTTTGATATTTTTCAAGAGCGAAAGTTGCACGAGAAAATTTTCTTCCGCATGTTTTGCAGACAAAACGTTGGATTTTTCTCGAATCACTTCTCCGAAAAAAGAATCCATCTTTGGAAATAAGTTTGTTTTTAGTAGTTGAATGGCAGTCTAAATTTGGGCAGCGGTATATCATGACATGATTAATGCAAACCATGCCAATATAAATGTTAGATAAGTTCCCGATATTTATAAGGCTATTTTGTATTCAGTTCAAAAAATGACATTGGTAATTAAAAAAATTATCCCCATTTCGCTGGAGCAGTTTAAAGCGTGTTAACCTTTCCAAAGCCTGAGATTATCTTCTCTATGGCAAGTATTTTGGCATCTAACGTGGTTCTTAGCGAATCTCTAGCAGCTTCATTTGCTCTTTTTTCATCTTCAATTTTTTTAACTAGTGTAATAACATCGGAATCAATCTTTTGTAATAGTTCGCTTCGAAGTTGTGCAATCTCGGCCCTTAAGTCTTGAATGACTTTTGCTTCATCCGTGCCATTTGGACTGATCTTTGTTTCAAGGTCAGTTATTTTTTTTTGTAATGGTGCAATTTTAAGTTCAATCTGTTTAGGGATATCATTGCTAATCTTGGTTAAATAATCCTCTATTTCTCCTATTCTTTGGTATTTGTTTTTTCCCTTATATTTTGTTGACTCATATTCCTCTATGGCGCTTACCTGACTTGTAGAGAGTACTAAAATTAAAGATAAAATAACTTTAAAAACTGTAATAATCCGGTCAGAATAGAAATGTTTTAGATTTCGCATTTTTAGGAGCTCCGTGAAAGATCATTCGAAATATCAACTTCTCGTTGATTATATCAGAAAAAATAAAGTCGTCTATCTGCTTGGATTATTGTCAGTAGTAGTATGCAATATCTGTCAGGTTTACTTTGCTACAGCCATGGGCCGAGTCGTAGATTTCTTTGCAATGAAAAAAGAGAGTTATGACTTTTTTCTTTTTTATACAAGTAATCGTGATTTCACTCATCGTGAAATATTTCATATCGTATTTTGGTCAATTTTTATTTCAAGAATTATCCTAACTATCGCTAGATTTGGCTGGAGAATTACTCTTGCCCGCCAAACGCATTTAGTTTCTGGCCTTTTGAAGAATAAGATTTGGAGCAATGCTAGATTTTTTAAAATTGCTGACCTTGTAAGTATTTACCCTAAAGGTGTCCTGATGAATGCTGCCAATAGCGATGTTGGACAAGCGAGATTCTTATTTGGCTTCACTCTCGTTGGTGTGATTGATATGTTCTTTCTCGGCGTCTTCACAGTTATAAGTATGCTATTTATTAATATGCAACTTACAGTTGTCTCGGTTGGATTTCTTCTGATGATGCCTGTTTTTGTGAGAAAACTTTCAAAGCTTGAGATTGAAAACTATGAAATTGCTCAACAATCCCTCTCTGATTTTAATGATCTTTCGAGTCAGGCGATTTCAACTGTTAAATTACAAAAACTAGGGAAGACTTCGGTATTTTGGTTTAAGCGTCTTTTGGCAAGTGCTTCTGAATATATGGATAAGCGTGTTACAGCTCAAAGTACTTCACTTAAATATATTCCGTATATGGGGGTCTCTTCGATCGTATCGTACATCGTTCTTTTTTCTTATGGAATTTATCTTAATGTAAATGGAGTTATTTCTGTTGGAGAATTTGTTTCAATGCAGGGACTAATTTTCCTTTTACAAGATCCTTTAATGGAGCTTGGTTTTATTATTTCTGAGTGGAGAAAGTCCGCCACTTCACTTAAGAGACTAAGTGAAATCTATGTCCATGAAAATGAGGACTTTCTTAATGATGAGAAGAATGTCTATACACTAGAGCAAGAGCACCATGTCTACGAAATTAAAGATCTAAATTTCTCTTACAATAGTGAACGCCAAATTATATCCGACTTCTCCCTTTCTATAAGTTCAGGAAATAGAATAGGAATAACTGGTAAAATAGGTAGTGGGAAATCTACACTTATTGATATTCTCAGTGGTCTTCAAAGAAACTTTAAAGGTGAGGTCCTCTTTTTCGGCAAAGAATTTAAGCACTACGATCACTTGTCTCTAAGAGAGTTAATTGTGACTGTTCATCAGAAGTCTTTTCTCTTTGCAGACTCGATTAAAAAAAATGTGGCGATGGATCAAGATCTTACTGATGATGAAGTTTGGCAGTATTTAAAAATTGCAGGTCTTGATAAAGATGTCCGTGCCCTTGATGATGGACTTGAAACAGGTTTAGGGGAATGGGGTATTAATCTCTCTGGCGGACAAAAACAACGACTTACTCTTGCCCGAGCACTAGCAAAGAAGCCTAAAATTTTACTTATTGATGATGGACTCTCTGCTGTGGATACAGTCACAGAGGAGTTAATCCTTAATAACTTAATTGAAAATTTAAAAGATACGACAATAATTTGGGTTGCTCATCGAAGATCAACTCTTAAGCATTGTGATGTTATCATTGATATGGATGAGCTATGAGTACAAAGAAATACCTTGCTGTTGATGATCAGGATGAGAGTGTCGTAAAGAAGAAACAATACACAGCTCTTAATTCATTCTTATTCTTATATTCGTTTACTAAGGGAGAGAGAAAGAAGCTTGCTATCTCAATCGCACTCCTAATCGCTTTTTCAAGTGTGGCCATGTATTCTGGGCATGCGATGGGTGTTTTAGTAGGTGATGGATTAGCTAAAAAGAATTGGGACCTTTCTCTTCGTTTTGCCGTAATTGTTATAATTAGTGAATTACTCTCACTTACTTTTAATTATTTTGGGAGAAAGATACTTGTTAATAGCTCTGGTCGAGTTATTCTGACGATTCGTGAGGCGCTGTTCAAAAAACTTCCAAAGCTTCCTATGACATTCTATGATCGTTGGCCGCGCGGTCGTGTTGTGACAAGGCTTACTCATGATGTTGAGGGTGTGGAGTCATTCTTTTCAGGATCTCTAGGGCGTGTTTTAAATTCAGGATTTTTAGCCGTTAGTAGTATGGTTGCGATGTTGCTAACTGATACATACTTAGGATCAATTTTAATAATTTCAATGCTTCCGGCCATTGCTCTTGTTTACTTTACTCGTAATTATGTAGATTCCCTTAATCGAACAATGAGTAAGTACTCGTCTCAAATTAACTCAAAACTTAGTGAGTTTATTGATGGTCTTTACGTGATACGTTCATTCGGGCTAGAAGGATGGAGTTATAATATCTTTAAAGATACTGTTGCAAAGCATGTTAATGCAACTTTAAAGTCAAATCGTTTCTATAGTTTTACAAACCCAATGATCTCTTTTTTATGTGGACTGCCTCTCATTCTCCTTGTTTATTTTGGAGGGGACCTTGTTTTAGAGGGGAAGATGAGTCTCGCGCTCTTTGTTGCCTTTTTAAGATATAGTGAAAGGTTCTTTAATCCTGTGATGATGCTCTTTAGAGAGGTTCATGTTATTTTACAGGCCTTTACTTCTGCTCAACGAGTTGCCAATTTCTTAAGAGAAGAAGACGAAGATAGCTACTTTAAAAGAGACGCTGTCTATAAAGGACATGCCATTAAGGGTGATATTGAATTTAAAAATGTTTGGATGAGCTATAGTGAAGACGATTGGTCTCTACGTGATGTTTCGTTTAAAGTAAATCAAGGCCAAAAAATTGGTATCGTTGGAACGACAGGTAGTGGAAAATCTACGACCATTTCAGTGCTGGCAAGACTCTATGATTTTCAAAAAGGTGAAGTTTTAATTGATGGTAAGTCATTAAAGGATTGGGATATTGATAATATCAGAGAACAGATCGGACTTGTTTCTCAGGATGTTATTTTATTTCAAGGCTCTCTTCGTGATAATTTAACAGTTGATCCTTCAATCTCCGATGAGAAAATTCTTGAAATCGCTTCATTGACTGGACTTAAGACTGTAATGGATAAGGCCTCTATCACGCTTGATTCTTTTGTTAATGATGGGGGAGTCAATTTAAGTGCAGGTGAGAAGCAAGTCATTTCCCTGACTCGTATTTGTCTTCTCAATCCACATATTCTTATTCTTGATGAAGCAACTGCGAATGTTGATCCTTATTATGAACAAATTCTACATGAGGGGATTGAGAAAGTGATGGAAGGTAAAACGTCTTTCATCATCGCTCACCGCCTGGAAACCATAAAAGAATGTGATAGCTTATTAGTCTTTGATAAAGGCGAACTTGTTGAACATGGGGCCCCTGAAGAACTGATTGCTTCGCAGGGAATCTTTTATGGGCTAAGTAAGGCTTCCCATAAATCAGTTACTCAGTAATTGAATTCTCGCGGGGCTGTCCGCGAGAATTATTTAATTATTTCCAAAGCGAAGTTGCCAGTAATAATCCATGAGTCATATTTACTTTTATCGGATGAACTTTTTCTACTTTCAGTGACTGCATGAATCCCAGAACTAGCGCGAGATTTGTAACATCGGTCTTTGCGAAGTCTCCACCAATCTCCTTGTCATTTAACTTCGCTCTTTTTAGGAGTGTTTGAAGTAAGACTTGTTGATCGTATTCGTTATTAATCCCAGTTTGCTTACGAACACTATAGTAGTGCACGCCACCAACTCCTAGCACTGTGTAGTCAGTAAGATCTCCTAGAAGTTCCTTTGCGTCTTTGTTGGCGTAATTTCTTGCGAGATTCATCGCTTCAATGGCGCCGTCTTTTTGTAGTGGGTTCGGTCCTGTTTTTTTATCCCCATTTCTCATTTCAAGATAGCTGTTTTTAAAACTTACTGATGCCATCTTGCCAAGATAAATAACCGGTTGAGTTTTTGTATCTTTATAAGACTTGATAATCTGCATACTACCACCACCAATATCCCAGACCGCAACTGGTTTATCACCAATAAGATTTTGAGTCTTTGCAATATTTAAGGCCGAGTGATACGCAAAAAGAGCTTCTTGTTTTTGAGAAATAATCATGACTTTGAAGTCAATATTTTTCAGGATTTCATCAAGAGTTTCTTTTGCATTGCTTGCTGTTCGAAAGGCAGAAGTCGCAACAGCTGAGAGCTTTGATGCTCCTTGTTTTGTTGCCAGATAATTTAGTTCATTAAGAACTGATATGGCCTTCTTTGTAATTTCTGTACTGAATGTATTATCTTTGCTTCTTTGAAGGTCCTCTTTGAAATCAACTGAGCGCTGGGCTTCATAGATAAGGTTAGTGATAACCTGCTTACAAACGTCCACTCGTGCAACTAGAAGTTTTGTACTTCCTGAACCGATGTCAATAGCTCCACGCACTTCACTACAGCTATCATTTGAAGTTGTTGAGTTCGAATTTGTTCCTACTCCCGAACATGACGACAGTAGGATGATGAACGCGACTAATATTCTAGCGGTAAAAGAATGCTTGGCCTCTGATATTTTCAATGATTTTCCTTTCAACCTTTTTCTTTGCAAGGTTCTTGTCTTTTGATTTTTGGTATTCGCTATACATCTTCTTAATGCTAAGGCCTAGAGACTTTGCAAGAAGAGGTGGTACAGCATTTCCAATTTGTCTCCACTGCGCACTTAGTGGGCCAGTAAAGATGAAATCATTAGGGAAGCTTTGAATTTTTGCAGCTTCTCTTTGAGTAAGATATCTATTTTCAACTGGGTGATAGTAACTATGTCGATGAGTCATAATTGTAGGAGAAACACTCTTGCGATCGAGTCGTTGATATTTTGTTTGTCTCAGTCTTCCTTCGCGAATTGTCTTCCAATCAACACCAAGTTTTAGAGATTTTGTTAGAAACTTCTTCTCATCTTTTTCGTAACGAATACCGTGGCCCTCTGGAATTCTTTGAATTCTTTTAAGGTCAATTTTAGATTTAATTTGGCATTGTTCGATATCATGATTGTGAAAGTTACCATTCTTATCGGCAAGATCTTTAAGTGCATCACCAACAGTAACTGGAGCACGGTATGTCTTTGCCATTATTGTATCGTGGGTTTTCTTTGGGAATATAATCTTTTCATTAACTCGTGAACCAATAAAGATGGTTCTTCTTCTCTTCTCAGGAACTCCATACTGCTCAGCACTCATGACCTGAACATCCATATTGTAACCAAGGTCGCCAAATTTTTTGAAGATTGCACGAAGAGTTTTTTCGTTCTTCTTAGCAAGAAGGCCCGTTACATTTTCAACAATAACAAATTCAGGTTGTGTGTGTTTCACTATTCTCACGAATTCAAGAAAGAGCCTATTTCTATCATCTTCAGGATTACCTGGGCCTACAGTAGAAAAACCTTGGCATGGAGGACCACCTACAACGAGGTTAATATCCTTGCCATCAAGAAGTTTCGTAATTTCTTTATTTGTAAGTTTTGTAATATCGCCGCAGTAAGATTTTGCGTGCTTGTGATTTTTTTCAAATGTATTGATTGCGTGTTGATTGAAATCTACACCAAGTGCACATTCTAGGCCTGCTAGTTCAAGACCACATGATAGCCCACCGGCGCCACTGAAGACGTCGATAAATCTTAGCTTTCCATTTCTACTCATTATCTTCCCTGTTTTTCGAAGTTCTTGATAATATTATGGTTTTAACCGCTTATAAGTGTCAAGAATTATGCTACATATTTAGTCGCGTTAATTTCTGTTTGCATAGGGTCAATTGAATATTTTCCGTGCGAATCTTTGATTATGACGCCGTCAAAGAAATCATTTCTAAATATTCCAGAATTTGCAGCAATGATTATCAAACGTTTCTTAGTCCTTGCTTCATAGTCTAAGATATTCATGACGCGCTTTAGTGTGAACTCATTGATGGAATGTGGTGCAATTTCCATAAATAAAGTACGATTAGGACAATGTAATAATGCCTTTACTAAAGAGAAGAGAAAAAGGTTTTCTTGCGTGTGGTATTTTAACTTGTCGATTTTTTCAATTTTATTACTTATGAGATCATATAGATGCATACAATCCTTATTCTTAAAGAGGTTCTTAATATCCTGATCAAAAAAGTCTAGTGTGTGCTCGCAGAGTATATAATCTTGTACTGATGTATCTTCGTATTTTGCGCTGTCGACATTCGAGATGAAAGAGAAATTACTTGAGTTGCGATTACCCGATAGCTTCAGCAGGGTAATTAAAGTGTTTACATAATTTTTTGAAGAATGGCTTTTGAAGTTATAGATTCCACCATTTTTAAGTACCGCATACTTATTTTTCATTCATCTCTCCTCGATAACTTTTTTTCGGTTATTTTTTATAAATCTAAAGTAGTGAAAAATTCTCCAGCATTTGTAACTTATTGGTTTTTAAATATAATGT is from Bacteriovorax sp. Seq25_V and encodes:
- a CDS encoding ABC transporter ATP-binding protein; amino-acid sequence: MKDHSKYQLLVDYIRKNKVVYLLGLLSVVVCNICQVYFATAMGRVVDFFAMKKESYDFFLFYTSNRDFTHREIFHIVFWSIFISRIILTIARFGWRITLARQTHLVSGLLKNKIWSNARFFKIADLVSIYPKGVLMNAANSDVGQARFLFGFTLVGVIDMFFLGVFTVISMLFINMQLTVVSVGFLLMMPVFVRKLSKLEIENYEIAQQSLSDFNDLSSQAISTVKLQKLGKTSVFWFKRLLASASEYMDKRVTAQSTSLKYIPYMGVSSIVSYIVLFSYGIYLNVNGVISVGEFVSMQGLIFLLQDPLMELGFIISEWRKSATSLKRLSEIYVHENEDFLNDEKNVYTLEQEHHVYEIKDLNFSYNSERQIISDFSLSISSGNRIGITGKIGSGKSTLIDILSGLQRNFKGEVLFFGKEFKHYDHLSLRELIVTVHQKSFLFADSIKKNVAMDQDLTDDEVWQYLKIAGLDKDVRALDDGLETGLGEWGINLSGGQKQRLTLARALAKKPKILLIDDGLSAVDTVTEELILNNLIENLKDTTIIWVAHRRSTLKHCDVIIDMDEL
- a CDS encoding ABC transporter ATP-binding protein is translated as MSTKKYLAVDDQDESVVKKKQYTALNSFLFLYSFTKGERKKLAISIALLIAFSSVAMYSGHAMGVLVGDGLAKKNWDLSLRFAVIVIISELLSLTFNYFGRKILVNSSGRVILTIREALFKKLPKLPMTFYDRWPRGRVVTRLTHDVEGVESFFSGSLGRVLNSGFLAVSSMVAMLLTDTYLGSILIISMLPAIALVYFTRNYVDSLNRTMSKYSSQINSKLSEFIDGLYVIRSFGLEGWSYNIFKDTVAKHVNATLKSNRFYSFTNPMISFLCGLPLILLVYFGGDLVLEGKMSLALFVAFLRYSERFFNPVMMLFREVHVILQAFTSAQRVANFLREEDEDSYFKRDAVYKGHAIKGDIEFKNVWMSYSEDDWSLRDVSFKVNQGQKIGIVGTTGSGKSTTISVLARLYDFQKGEVLIDGKSLKDWDIDNIREQIGLVSQDVILFQGSLRDNLTVDPSISDEKILEIASLTGLKTVMDKASITLDSFVNDGGVNLSAGEKQVISLTRICLLNPHILILDEATANVDPYYEQILHEGIEKVMEGKTSFIIAHRLETIKECDSLLVFDKGELVEHGAPEELIASQGIFYGLSKASHKSVTQ
- a CDS encoding Ppx/GppA phosphatase family protein, producing MKISEAKHSFTARILVAFIILLSSCSGVGTNSNSTTSNDSCSEVRGAIDIGSGSTKLLVARVDVCKQVITNLIYEAQRSVDFKEDLQRSKDNTFSTEITKKAISVLNELNYLATKQGASKLSAVATSAFRTASNAKETLDEILKNIDFKVMIISQKQEALFAYHSALNIAKTQNLIGDKPVAVWDIGGGSMQIIKSYKDTKTQPVIYLGKMASVSFKNSYLEMRNGDKKTGPNPLQKDGAIEAMNLARNYANKDAKELLGDLTDYTVLGVGGVHYYSVRKQTGINNEYDQQVLLQTLLKRAKLNDKEIGGDFAKTDVTNLALVLGFMQSLKVEKVHPIKVNMTHGLLLATSLWK
- a CDS encoding DNA cytosine methyltransferase → MSRNGKLRFIDVFSGAGGLSCGLELAGLECALGVDFNQHAINTFEKNHKHAKSYCGDITKLTNKEITKLLDGKDINLVVGGPPCQGFSTVGPGNPEDDRNRLFLEFVRIVKHTQPEFVIVENVTGLLAKKNEKTLRAIFKKFGDLGYNMDVQVMSAEQYGVPEKRRRTIFIGSRVNEKIIFPKKTHDTIMAKTYRAPVTVGDALKDLADKNGNFHNHDIEQCQIKSKIDLKRIQRIPEGHGIRYEKDEKKFLTKSLKLGVDWKTIREGRLRQTKYQRLDRKSVSPTIMTHRHSYYHPVENRYLTQREAAKIQSFPNDFIFTGPLSAQWRQIGNAVPPLLAKSLGLSIKKMYSEYQKSKDKNLAKKKVERKIIENIRGQAFFYR